A DNA window from Canis lupus dingo isolate Sandy chromosome 2, ASM325472v2, whole genome shotgun sequence contains the following coding sequences:
- the HP1BP3 gene encoding heterochromatin protein 1-binding protein 3 isoform X1, producing the protein MATDTSQGEFVHPKALPLIVGAQLIHADKLGEKVEDSTMPIRRTVNSTRETPPKSKLAEGEEEKPDQSKQKPDISSEESVSTVEEQENETPPATSSETEQPKGEPENEEKEENKSSEETKKDEKDQSKEKEKKVKKTIPSWATLSASQLARAQKQTPMASSPRPKMDAILTEAIKACFQKSGASVVAIRKYIIHKYPSLELERRGYLLKQALKRELNRGVIKQVKGKGASGSFIVVQKSRKTPQKSRNRKNRSTAVDPEPQVKLEDILPLAFTRLCEPKEASYSLIRKYVSQYYPKLRVDIRPQLLKNALQRAVERGQLEQITGKGASGTFQLKKSGEKPLLGGSLMEYAILSAIAAMNEPKTCSTTALKKYVLENHPGTNSNYQMHLLKKTLQKCEKNGWMEQISGKGFSGTFQLCFPYYPSPGVLFPKKELDDSRDEDEEEDDSSEEDSDDEEPPPKRRLQKKTPAKSSVKAASVKQRGSKPAPKVPAAQRGKARPLPKKAPPKAKTPAKKARPSSSVIKKPSGGSSKKPAANVRKEVKLPSKGKATMKKSFKAKK; encoded by the exons atggcgACTGATACGTCTCAAGGTGAATTCGTCCATCCTAAGGCACTCCCACTTATAGTAGGAGCTCAGCTGATCCACGCGGACAAGTTAGGTGAG AAGGTAGAAGATAGCACCATGCCGATTCGTCGAACTGTGAATTCTACGCGGGAAACTCCTCCCAAAAGCAAGCTTGctgaaggggaggaagaaaagccaG ACCAAAGTAAGCAAA AACCAGATATAAGTTCAGAGGAATCTGTCTCTACTGTAGAAGAACAAGAGAATGAAACTCCACCTGCTACATCTAGTGAGACAGAGCAGCCAAAGGGAGAACCtgagaatgaagagaaggaagagaacaagTCTTCAGAGGAAACCAAAAAGGA tgagAAAGATCAGtctaaagaaaaggagaagaaagtgaaaaaaacaataCCTTCCTGGGCTACCCTTTCTGCCAGCCAGCTAGCCAGGGCCCAGAAACAAACACCGATGGCTTCCTCCCCACGTCCCAAGATGGATGCAATCCTAACTGAGGCCATTAAG GCATGCTTCCAGAAGAGTGGTGCGTCAGTGGTTGCTATTCGAAAATATATTATCCATAAGTACCCTTCTCTGGAGCTGGAGAGAAGGGGCTACCTCCTTAAACAAGcactaaaaagagaattaaatagaGGTGTCATCAAACAG GTAAAAGGAAAAGGTGCTTCTGGGAGTTTTATTGTGGtccaaaaatcaagaaaaacaccTCAGAAATCCAGAAACAGAAAG AACAGAAGCACTGCAGTGGATCCTGAACCACAAGTAAAGTTGGAAGATATCCTCCCATTGGCCTTTACTCGCCTTTGTGAACCTAAAGAAGCTTCCTACAGTCTCATCAGGAAATACGTGTCTCAGTATTACCCTAAACTTAGAGTGGACATCAG gCCTCAGCTGTTGAAGAATGCTCTGCAGAGAGCAGTAGAGAGAGGCCAGTTAGAACAAATAACTGGCAAAGGTGCTTCTGGGACATTCCAG CTGAAGAAATCAGGGGAGAAACCCCTGCTTGGTGGAAGCCTGATGGAATATGCAATCTTGTCTGCCATTGCTGCCATGAATGAGCCGAAGACCTGCTCCACCACTGCTCTGAAGAAGTATGTCCTGGAGAACCACCCAGGGACCAATTCTAACTATCAAA TGCATTTGCTGAAGAAAACTCTGCAGAAATGTGAAAAGAATGGGTGGATGGAACAGATATCTGGCAAAGGATTCAGTGGCACTTTCCAGCTCTGTTTTCCCTATTATCCCAG ccCAGGAGTTCTATTTCCAAAGAAAGAGCTAGATGACTCAAGAgatgaggatgaagaggaggatgACTCCTCAGAAGAAGACTCTGATGACGAAGAGCCTCCACCTAAGAGGAG GTTGCAGAAGAAAACCCCAGCCAAGTCATCGGTAAAGGCTGCATCTGTGAAGCAGAGAGGGTCCAAGCCTGCACCTAAAGTCCCAGCTGCCCAGCGGGGAAAAGCTAGGCCCCTGCCCAAGAAAGCCCCTCCCAAGGCCAAAACTCCTGCCAAGAAAGCCAGACCCTCATCCTCAGTCATCAAGAAACCTAGTGGTGGCTCTTCAAAGAAGCCTGCAGCCAATGTGAGAAAGGAAGTGAAGTTGCCCAGCAAGGGCAAAGCCACCATGAAGAAATctttcaaagcaaaaaaataa
- the HP1BP3 gene encoding heterochromatin protein 1-binding protein 3 isoform X3, with amino-acid sequence MATDTSQGEFVHPKALPLIVGAQLIHADKLGEKVEDSTMPIRRTVNSTRETPPKSKLAEGEEEKPEPDISSEESVSTVEEQENETPPATSSETEQPKGEPENEEKEENKSSEETKKDEKDQSKEKEKKVKKTIPSWATLSASQLARAQKQTPMASSPRPKMDAILTEAIKACFQKSGASVVAIRKYIIHKYPSLELERRGYLLKQALKRELNRGVIKQVKGKGASGSFIVVQKSRKTPQKSRNRKNRSTAVDPEPQVKLEDILPLAFTRLCEPKEASYSLIRKYVSQYYPKLRVDIRPQLLKNALQRAVERGQLEQITGKGASGTFQLKKSGEKPLLGGSLMEYAILSAIAAMNEPKTCSTTALKKYVLENHPGTNSNYQMHLLKKTLQKCEKNGWMEQISGKGFSGTFQLCFPYYPSPGVLFPKKELDDSRDEDEEEDDSSEEDSDDEEPPPKRRLQKKTPAKSSVKAASVKQRGSKPAPKVPAAQRGKARPLPKKAPPKAKTPAKKARPSSSVIKKPSGGSSKKPAANVRKEVKLPSKGKATMKKSFKAKK; translated from the exons atggcgACTGATACGTCTCAAGGTGAATTCGTCCATCCTAAGGCACTCCCACTTATAGTAGGAGCTCAGCTGATCCACGCGGACAAGTTAGGTGAG AAGGTAGAAGATAGCACCATGCCGATTCGTCGAACTGTGAATTCTACGCGGGAAACTCCTCCCAAAAGCAAGCTTGctgaaggggaggaagaaaagccaG AACCAGATATAAGTTCAGAGGAATCTGTCTCTACTGTAGAAGAACAAGAGAATGAAACTCCACCTGCTACATCTAGTGAGACAGAGCAGCCAAAGGGAGAACCtgagaatgaagagaaggaagagaacaagTCTTCAGAGGAAACCAAAAAGGA tgagAAAGATCAGtctaaagaaaaggagaagaaagtgaaaaaaacaataCCTTCCTGGGCTACCCTTTCTGCCAGCCAGCTAGCCAGGGCCCAGAAACAAACACCGATGGCTTCCTCCCCACGTCCCAAGATGGATGCAATCCTAACTGAGGCCATTAAG GCATGCTTCCAGAAGAGTGGTGCGTCAGTGGTTGCTATTCGAAAATATATTATCCATAAGTACCCTTCTCTGGAGCTGGAGAGAAGGGGCTACCTCCTTAAACAAGcactaaaaagagaattaaatagaGGTGTCATCAAACAG GTAAAAGGAAAAGGTGCTTCTGGGAGTTTTATTGTGGtccaaaaatcaagaaaaacaccTCAGAAATCCAGAAACAGAAAG AACAGAAGCACTGCAGTGGATCCTGAACCACAAGTAAAGTTGGAAGATATCCTCCCATTGGCCTTTACTCGCCTTTGTGAACCTAAAGAAGCTTCCTACAGTCTCATCAGGAAATACGTGTCTCAGTATTACCCTAAACTTAGAGTGGACATCAG gCCTCAGCTGTTGAAGAATGCTCTGCAGAGAGCAGTAGAGAGAGGCCAGTTAGAACAAATAACTGGCAAAGGTGCTTCTGGGACATTCCAG CTGAAGAAATCAGGGGAGAAACCCCTGCTTGGTGGAAGCCTGATGGAATATGCAATCTTGTCTGCCATTGCTGCCATGAATGAGCCGAAGACCTGCTCCACCACTGCTCTGAAGAAGTATGTCCTGGAGAACCACCCAGGGACCAATTCTAACTATCAAA TGCATTTGCTGAAGAAAACTCTGCAGAAATGTGAAAAGAATGGGTGGATGGAACAGATATCTGGCAAAGGATTCAGTGGCACTTTCCAGCTCTGTTTTCCCTATTATCCCAG ccCAGGAGTTCTATTTCCAAAGAAAGAGCTAGATGACTCAAGAgatgaggatgaagaggaggatgACTCCTCAGAAGAAGACTCTGATGACGAAGAGCCTCCACCTAAGAGGAG GTTGCAGAAGAAAACCCCAGCCAAGTCATCGGTAAAGGCTGCATCTGTGAAGCAGAGAGGGTCCAAGCCTGCACCTAAAGTCCCAGCTGCCCAGCGGGGAAAAGCTAGGCCCCTGCCCAAGAAAGCCCCTCCCAAGGCCAAAACTCCTGCCAAGAAAGCCAGACCCTCATCCTCAGTCATCAAGAAACCTAGTGGTGGCTCTTCAAAGAAGCCTGCAGCCAATGTGAGAAAGGAAGTGAAGTTGCCCAGCAAGGGCAAAGCCACCATGAAGAAATctttcaaagcaaaaaaataa
- the HP1BP3 gene encoding heterochromatin protein 1-binding protein 3 isoform X2 — translation MATDTSQGEFVHPKALPLIVGAQLIHADKLGEVEDSTMPIRRTVNSTRETPPKSKLAEGEEEKPDQSKQKPDISSEESVSTVEEQENETPPATSSETEQPKGEPENEEKEENKSSEETKKDEKDQSKEKEKKVKKTIPSWATLSASQLARAQKQTPMASSPRPKMDAILTEAIKACFQKSGASVVAIRKYIIHKYPSLELERRGYLLKQALKRELNRGVIKQVKGKGASGSFIVVQKSRKTPQKSRNRKNRSTAVDPEPQVKLEDILPLAFTRLCEPKEASYSLIRKYVSQYYPKLRVDIRPQLLKNALQRAVERGQLEQITGKGASGTFQLKKSGEKPLLGGSLMEYAILSAIAAMNEPKTCSTTALKKYVLENHPGTNSNYQMHLLKKTLQKCEKNGWMEQISGKGFSGTFQLCFPYYPSPGVLFPKKELDDSRDEDEEEDDSSEEDSDDEEPPPKRRLQKKTPAKSSVKAASVKQRGSKPAPKVPAAQRGKARPLPKKAPPKAKTPAKKARPSSSVIKKPSGGSSKKPAANVRKEVKLPSKGKATMKKSFKAKK, via the exons atggcgACTGATACGTCTCAAGGTGAATTCGTCCATCCTAAGGCACTCCCACTTATAGTAGGAGCTCAGCTGATCCACGCGGACAAGTTAGGTGAG GTAGAAGATAGCACCATGCCGATTCGTCGAACTGTGAATTCTACGCGGGAAACTCCTCCCAAAAGCAAGCTTGctgaaggggaggaagaaaagccaG ACCAAAGTAAGCAAA AACCAGATATAAGTTCAGAGGAATCTGTCTCTACTGTAGAAGAACAAGAGAATGAAACTCCACCTGCTACATCTAGTGAGACAGAGCAGCCAAAGGGAGAACCtgagaatgaagagaaggaagagaacaagTCTTCAGAGGAAACCAAAAAGGA tgagAAAGATCAGtctaaagaaaaggagaagaaagtgaaaaaaacaataCCTTCCTGGGCTACCCTTTCTGCCAGCCAGCTAGCCAGGGCCCAGAAACAAACACCGATGGCTTCCTCCCCACGTCCCAAGATGGATGCAATCCTAACTGAGGCCATTAAG GCATGCTTCCAGAAGAGTGGTGCGTCAGTGGTTGCTATTCGAAAATATATTATCCATAAGTACCCTTCTCTGGAGCTGGAGAGAAGGGGCTACCTCCTTAAACAAGcactaaaaagagaattaaatagaGGTGTCATCAAACAG GTAAAAGGAAAAGGTGCTTCTGGGAGTTTTATTGTGGtccaaaaatcaagaaaaacaccTCAGAAATCCAGAAACAGAAAG AACAGAAGCACTGCAGTGGATCCTGAACCACAAGTAAAGTTGGAAGATATCCTCCCATTGGCCTTTACTCGCCTTTGTGAACCTAAAGAAGCTTCCTACAGTCTCATCAGGAAATACGTGTCTCAGTATTACCCTAAACTTAGAGTGGACATCAG gCCTCAGCTGTTGAAGAATGCTCTGCAGAGAGCAGTAGAGAGAGGCCAGTTAGAACAAATAACTGGCAAAGGTGCTTCTGGGACATTCCAG CTGAAGAAATCAGGGGAGAAACCCCTGCTTGGTGGAAGCCTGATGGAATATGCAATCTTGTCTGCCATTGCTGCCATGAATGAGCCGAAGACCTGCTCCACCACTGCTCTGAAGAAGTATGTCCTGGAGAACCACCCAGGGACCAATTCTAACTATCAAA TGCATTTGCTGAAGAAAACTCTGCAGAAATGTGAAAAGAATGGGTGGATGGAACAGATATCTGGCAAAGGATTCAGTGGCACTTTCCAGCTCTGTTTTCCCTATTATCCCAG ccCAGGAGTTCTATTTCCAAAGAAAGAGCTAGATGACTCAAGAgatgaggatgaagaggaggatgACTCCTCAGAAGAAGACTCTGATGACGAAGAGCCTCCACCTAAGAGGAG GTTGCAGAAGAAAACCCCAGCCAAGTCATCGGTAAAGGCTGCATCTGTGAAGCAGAGAGGGTCCAAGCCTGCACCTAAAGTCCCAGCTGCCCAGCGGGGAAAAGCTAGGCCCCTGCCCAAGAAAGCCCCTCCCAAGGCCAAAACTCCTGCCAAGAAAGCCAGACCCTCATCCTCAGTCATCAAGAAACCTAGTGGTGGCTCTTCAAAGAAGCCTGCAGCCAATGTGAGAAAGGAAGTGAAGTTGCCCAGCAAGGGCAAAGCCACCATGAAGAAATctttcaaagcaaaaaaataa
- the HP1BP3 gene encoding heterochromatin protein 1-binding protein 3 isoform X4 — MATDTSQGEFVHPKALPLIVGAQLIHADKLGEVEDSTMPIRRTVNSTRETPPKSKLAEGEEEKPEPDISSEESVSTVEEQENETPPATSSETEQPKGEPENEEKEENKSSEETKKDEKDQSKEKEKKVKKTIPSWATLSASQLARAQKQTPMASSPRPKMDAILTEAIKACFQKSGASVVAIRKYIIHKYPSLELERRGYLLKQALKRELNRGVIKQVKGKGASGSFIVVQKSRKTPQKSRNRKNRSTAVDPEPQVKLEDILPLAFTRLCEPKEASYSLIRKYVSQYYPKLRVDIRPQLLKNALQRAVERGQLEQITGKGASGTFQLKKSGEKPLLGGSLMEYAILSAIAAMNEPKTCSTTALKKYVLENHPGTNSNYQMHLLKKTLQKCEKNGWMEQISGKGFSGTFQLCFPYYPSPGVLFPKKELDDSRDEDEEEDDSSEEDSDDEEPPPKRRLQKKTPAKSSVKAASVKQRGSKPAPKVPAAQRGKARPLPKKAPPKAKTPAKKARPSSSVIKKPSGGSSKKPAANVRKEVKLPSKGKATMKKSFKAKK, encoded by the exons atggcgACTGATACGTCTCAAGGTGAATTCGTCCATCCTAAGGCACTCCCACTTATAGTAGGAGCTCAGCTGATCCACGCGGACAAGTTAGGTGAG GTAGAAGATAGCACCATGCCGATTCGTCGAACTGTGAATTCTACGCGGGAAACTCCTCCCAAAAGCAAGCTTGctgaaggggaggaagaaaagccaG AACCAGATATAAGTTCAGAGGAATCTGTCTCTACTGTAGAAGAACAAGAGAATGAAACTCCACCTGCTACATCTAGTGAGACAGAGCAGCCAAAGGGAGAACCtgagaatgaagagaaggaagagaacaagTCTTCAGAGGAAACCAAAAAGGA tgagAAAGATCAGtctaaagaaaaggagaagaaagtgaaaaaaacaataCCTTCCTGGGCTACCCTTTCTGCCAGCCAGCTAGCCAGGGCCCAGAAACAAACACCGATGGCTTCCTCCCCACGTCCCAAGATGGATGCAATCCTAACTGAGGCCATTAAG GCATGCTTCCAGAAGAGTGGTGCGTCAGTGGTTGCTATTCGAAAATATATTATCCATAAGTACCCTTCTCTGGAGCTGGAGAGAAGGGGCTACCTCCTTAAACAAGcactaaaaagagaattaaatagaGGTGTCATCAAACAG GTAAAAGGAAAAGGTGCTTCTGGGAGTTTTATTGTGGtccaaaaatcaagaaaaacaccTCAGAAATCCAGAAACAGAAAG AACAGAAGCACTGCAGTGGATCCTGAACCACAAGTAAAGTTGGAAGATATCCTCCCATTGGCCTTTACTCGCCTTTGTGAACCTAAAGAAGCTTCCTACAGTCTCATCAGGAAATACGTGTCTCAGTATTACCCTAAACTTAGAGTGGACATCAG gCCTCAGCTGTTGAAGAATGCTCTGCAGAGAGCAGTAGAGAGAGGCCAGTTAGAACAAATAACTGGCAAAGGTGCTTCTGGGACATTCCAG CTGAAGAAATCAGGGGAGAAACCCCTGCTTGGTGGAAGCCTGATGGAATATGCAATCTTGTCTGCCATTGCTGCCATGAATGAGCCGAAGACCTGCTCCACCACTGCTCTGAAGAAGTATGTCCTGGAGAACCACCCAGGGACCAATTCTAACTATCAAA TGCATTTGCTGAAGAAAACTCTGCAGAAATGTGAAAAGAATGGGTGGATGGAACAGATATCTGGCAAAGGATTCAGTGGCACTTTCCAGCTCTGTTTTCCCTATTATCCCAG ccCAGGAGTTCTATTTCCAAAGAAAGAGCTAGATGACTCAAGAgatgaggatgaagaggaggatgACTCCTCAGAAGAAGACTCTGATGACGAAGAGCCTCCACCTAAGAGGAG GTTGCAGAAGAAAACCCCAGCCAAGTCATCGGTAAAGGCTGCATCTGTGAAGCAGAGAGGGTCCAAGCCTGCACCTAAAGTCCCAGCTGCCCAGCGGGGAAAAGCTAGGCCCCTGCCCAAGAAAGCCCCTCCCAAGGCCAAAACTCCTGCCAAGAAAGCCAGACCCTCATCCTCAGTCATCAAGAAACCTAGTGGTGGCTCTTCAAAGAAGCCTGCAGCCAATGTGAGAAAGGAAGTGAAGTTGCCCAGCAAGGGCAAAGCCACCATGAAGAAATctttcaaagcaaaaaaataa
- the HP1BP3 gene encoding heterochromatin protein 1-binding protein 3 isoform X5, translated as MPIRRTVNSTRETPPKSKLAEGEEEKPDQSKQKPDISSEESVSTVEEQENETPPATSSETEQPKGEPENEEKEENKSSEETKKDEKDQSKEKEKKVKKTIPSWATLSASQLARAQKQTPMASSPRPKMDAILTEAIKACFQKSGASVVAIRKYIIHKYPSLELERRGYLLKQALKRELNRGVIKQVKGKGASGSFIVVQKSRKTPQKSRNRKNRSTAVDPEPQVKLEDILPLAFTRLCEPKEASYSLIRKYVSQYYPKLRVDIRPQLLKNALQRAVERGQLEQITGKGASGTFQLKKSGEKPLLGGSLMEYAILSAIAAMNEPKTCSTTALKKYVLENHPGTNSNYQMHLLKKTLQKCEKNGWMEQISGKGFSGTFQLCFPYYPSPGVLFPKKELDDSRDEDEEEDDSSEEDSDDEEPPPKRRLQKKTPAKSSVKAASVKQRGSKPAPKVPAAQRGKARPLPKKAPPKAKTPAKKARPSSSVIKKPSGGSSKKPAANVRKEVKLPSKGKATMKKSFKAKK; from the exons ATGCCGATTCGTCGAACTGTGAATTCTACGCGGGAAACTCCTCCCAAAAGCAAGCTTGctgaaggggaggaagaaaagccaG ACCAAAGTAAGCAAA AACCAGATATAAGTTCAGAGGAATCTGTCTCTACTGTAGAAGAACAAGAGAATGAAACTCCACCTGCTACATCTAGTGAGACAGAGCAGCCAAAGGGAGAACCtgagaatgaagagaaggaagagaacaagTCTTCAGAGGAAACCAAAAAGGA tgagAAAGATCAGtctaaagaaaaggagaagaaagtgaaaaaaacaataCCTTCCTGGGCTACCCTTTCTGCCAGCCAGCTAGCCAGGGCCCAGAAACAAACACCGATGGCTTCCTCCCCACGTCCCAAGATGGATGCAATCCTAACTGAGGCCATTAAG GCATGCTTCCAGAAGAGTGGTGCGTCAGTGGTTGCTATTCGAAAATATATTATCCATAAGTACCCTTCTCTGGAGCTGGAGAGAAGGGGCTACCTCCTTAAACAAGcactaaaaagagaattaaatagaGGTGTCATCAAACAG GTAAAAGGAAAAGGTGCTTCTGGGAGTTTTATTGTGGtccaaaaatcaagaaaaacaccTCAGAAATCCAGAAACAGAAAG AACAGAAGCACTGCAGTGGATCCTGAACCACAAGTAAAGTTGGAAGATATCCTCCCATTGGCCTTTACTCGCCTTTGTGAACCTAAAGAAGCTTCCTACAGTCTCATCAGGAAATACGTGTCTCAGTATTACCCTAAACTTAGAGTGGACATCAG gCCTCAGCTGTTGAAGAATGCTCTGCAGAGAGCAGTAGAGAGAGGCCAGTTAGAACAAATAACTGGCAAAGGTGCTTCTGGGACATTCCAG CTGAAGAAATCAGGGGAGAAACCCCTGCTTGGTGGAAGCCTGATGGAATATGCAATCTTGTCTGCCATTGCTGCCATGAATGAGCCGAAGACCTGCTCCACCACTGCTCTGAAGAAGTATGTCCTGGAGAACCACCCAGGGACCAATTCTAACTATCAAA TGCATTTGCTGAAGAAAACTCTGCAGAAATGTGAAAAGAATGGGTGGATGGAACAGATATCTGGCAAAGGATTCAGTGGCACTTTCCAGCTCTGTTTTCCCTATTATCCCAG ccCAGGAGTTCTATTTCCAAAGAAAGAGCTAGATGACTCAAGAgatgaggatgaagaggaggatgACTCCTCAGAAGAAGACTCTGATGACGAAGAGCCTCCACCTAAGAGGAG GTTGCAGAAGAAAACCCCAGCCAAGTCATCGGTAAAGGCTGCATCTGTGAAGCAGAGAGGGTCCAAGCCTGCACCTAAAGTCCCAGCTGCCCAGCGGGGAAAAGCTAGGCCCCTGCCCAAGAAAGCCCCTCCCAAGGCCAAAACTCCTGCCAAGAAAGCCAGACCCTCATCCTCAGTCATCAAGAAACCTAGTGGTGGCTCTTCAAAGAAGCCTGCAGCCAATGTGAGAAAGGAAGTGAAGTTGCCCAGCAAGGGCAAAGCCACCATGAAGAAATctttcaaagcaaaaaaataa
- the HP1BP3 gene encoding heterochromatin protein 1-binding protein 3 isoform X6 — translation MPIRRTVNSTRETPPKSKLAEGEEEKPEPDISSEESVSTVEEQENETPPATSSETEQPKGEPENEEKEENKSSEETKKDEKDQSKEKEKKVKKTIPSWATLSASQLARAQKQTPMASSPRPKMDAILTEAIKACFQKSGASVVAIRKYIIHKYPSLELERRGYLLKQALKRELNRGVIKQVKGKGASGSFIVVQKSRKTPQKSRNRKNRSTAVDPEPQVKLEDILPLAFTRLCEPKEASYSLIRKYVSQYYPKLRVDIRPQLLKNALQRAVERGQLEQITGKGASGTFQLKKSGEKPLLGGSLMEYAILSAIAAMNEPKTCSTTALKKYVLENHPGTNSNYQMHLLKKTLQKCEKNGWMEQISGKGFSGTFQLCFPYYPSPGVLFPKKELDDSRDEDEEEDDSSEEDSDDEEPPPKRRLQKKTPAKSSVKAASVKQRGSKPAPKVPAAQRGKARPLPKKAPPKAKTPAKKARPSSSVIKKPSGGSSKKPAANVRKEVKLPSKGKATMKKSFKAKK, via the exons ATGCCGATTCGTCGAACTGTGAATTCTACGCGGGAAACTCCTCCCAAAAGCAAGCTTGctgaaggggaggaagaaaagccaG AACCAGATATAAGTTCAGAGGAATCTGTCTCTACTGTAGAAGAACAAGAGAATGAAACTCCACCTGCTACATCTAGTGAGACAGAGCAGCCAAAGGGAGAACCtgagaatgaagagaaggaagagaacaagTCTTCAGAGGAAACCAAAAAGGA tgagAAAGATCAGtctaaagaaaaggagaagaaagtgaaaaaaacaataCCTTCCTGGGCTACCCTTTCTGCCAGCCAGCTAGCCAGGGCCCAGAAACAAACACCGATGGCTTCCTCCCCACGTCCCAAGATGGATGCAATCCTAACTGAGGCCATTAAG GCATGCTTCCAGAAGAGTGGTGCGTCAGTGGTTGCTATTCGAAAATATATTATCCATAAGTACCCTTCTCTGGAGCTGGAGAGAAGGGGCTACCTCCTTAAACAAGcactaaaaagagaattaaatagaGGTGTCATCAAACAG GTAAAAGGAAAAGGTGCTTCTGGGAGTTTTATTGTGGtccaaaaatcaagaaaaacaccTCAGAAATCCAGAAACAGAAAG AACAGAAGCACTGCAGTGGATCCTGAACCACAAGTAAAGTTGGAAGATATCCTCCCATTGGCCTTTACTCGCCTTTGTGAACCTAAAGAAGCTTCCTACAGTCTCATCAGGAAATACGTGTCTCAGTATTACCCTAAACTTAGAGTGGACATCAG gCCTCAGCTGTTGAAGAATGCTCTGCAGAGAGCAGTAGAGAGAGGCCAGTTAGAACAAATAACTGGCAAAGGTGCTTCTGGGACATTCCAG CTGAAGAAATCAGGGGAGAAACCCCTGCTTGGTGGAAGCCTGATGGAATATGCAATCTTGTCTGCCATTGCTGCCATGAATGAGCCGAAGACCTGCTCCACCACTGCTCTGAAGAAGTATGTCCTGGAGAACCACCCAGGGACCAATTCTAACTATCAAA TGCATTTGCTGAAGAAAACTCTGCAGAAATGTGAAAAGAATGGGTGGATGGAACAGATATCTGGCAAAGGATTCAGTGGCACTTTCCAGCTCTGTTTTCCCTATTATCCCAG ccCAGGAGTTCTATTTCCAAAGAAAGAGCTAGATGACTCAAGAgatgaggatgaagaggaggatgACTCCTCAGAAGAAGACTCTGATGACGAAGAGCCTCCACCTAAGAGGAG GTTGCAGAAGAAAACCCCAGCCAAGTCATCGGTAAAGGCTGCATCTGTGAAGCAGAGAGGGTCCAAGCCTGCACCTAAAGTCCCAGCTGCCCAGCGGGGAAAAGCTAGGCCCCTGCCCAAGAAAGCCCCTCCCAAGGCCAAAACTCCTGCCAAGAAAGCCAGACCCTCATCCTCAGTCATCAAGAAACCTAGTGGTGGCTCTTCAAAGAAGCCTGCAGCCAATGTGAGAAAGGAAGTGAAGTTGCCCAGCAAGGGCAAAGCCACCATGAAGAAATctttcaaagcaaaaaaataa